aatctattcGATATCAAGCTAAGCAATTTACTAACTGTGTTGAATTTTAAATACTCTCAAGATGTgtataatttgaaattaattattcaaatggTTGCTTAAATCCAATCTAATTCGCCAAATAAAACCCTTACATCCAAGTGTAACATTAATATCCTAAATGCGAGactatgtatatattatttttagcaCAAGCTCAAAAtagaattaattaattcaataatattaGTTCGTTGGGGAAGTTGGTGAAAAATCCTCaatcaaaacatttctttaGGTTCACTTCCTACCCACAAAATTGTGGTACTATGTCATACAAAatgtggtacacttcatgtgAAAATGTGATACACTTCATGTGAaaatgtggtactaaaaaaatacccagggactgaacacaaaaaaaatcgacGGCTAGGGACTGAAGGCCAATTTTCCCTAGTTCGTGAGAGAAGTATTCATATTAACAAAAAaatcgaatatatatatatacacatatatatatatttatttatttatttatttgaaactCTTCTCACCCTTCATTACTTTTGTCTCCAATTGATTGATATTCATAAATTTGACacacatattttataaataaaatagacTAATAGTTAACACAAAATTGTGGATAAAAATAAATTCCTCTTGGACAACAGCCATCTGTCTGCTGCCTATTATGAAGAGTATGCATCATCACCGACAAGACCATGTGCATAATTAAAATCTACCACGACAGttgttattatattaaaaaatcaatttacaaacaaatttttatttaatttttatttaattcattaattttttttataagattcAGTTAATATGTCTATTAGGAAAAAAAATGactattaaatataaaaacttGACTGTATATTAAATTACAAAAGCAAGTCTAAGTAATTGAGACGAATAGAATATTTGTATTTTCTCAAAACTGACATTGGATCGATAAATAAGAAATTAACATCAAAGTTATTGTTTcgaaattaattgaaaatataaTGAGCTATCAATATAACAAGCAAAGTCAACACAACCTACCTATTTAAGTGTTAAAAGAGTTGGATTATTAGGTTAATAAGTTCGAAGAGATGCGTGTCTGTATGTTGATATTGATTTATCAATTTAACAAACAAAGTCAACACAATCTACTTATTTTGGTGTTAAAGAGTTGGACTACGAGACTCATTAGTCTAGAGATATGTGTGTCTATCTGTTAGTGATGTTTCTTATTCCTTATTGATTGGCATCTACTTGGAATTTGTGGGTTTGACATGttctaattgttttttttttttttgacaacaTTTAAATACACTTGTCACAACAAGAGAGTGATATTTATCAAATTAACGTGTCGAAATCAAATTCGCCAAAGAGAAACATGACTTCAAAATTATTGGCAATGACACCATTTCCCTTCAAACTAGCTAGCAATATTACAACGGtgataaaatttacatttcaatGAAATCGAAAAGTAAGCGTCCACTTTACACTCCCCGGAACTCGCCCTTGAGTAGCATTAGTTCCACTTTAGTCACTTTCCCGGAAATACCCAAATTCATCGCCTGAGTTATGTTTTGTATGTTTTACGCCGTAAAAGTTTggttttaatatattaactttaatttttttctgcTTTTTAGCTTTGAGTTTAATTTCATGTGTCAGATGTCACAAACGTCTGTATATTATAGCCATCTAGCTAATGCAAGTTTTCTGAACCATATCTCCATCTCCAACTAATTTTCTACCCAATAAATTAATTCTTCGATGGCTCGTATTAATACTAATCCGAAATTGGTTGCGATTTTTATaatatactttttcatgacatccCATGTATTTACTCATGGCGCCCAACAGCAAGTCCCATGCCTGTTTTTCTTCGGAGCTTCATTGACTGATAATGGAAACAATAATATGCTCAACACTGTGCTGAAGTCAAATTATCCACCCTACGGGATTGATTTCTTCGCTGGTCCGACTGGAAGATTTAGCAACGGGAGAAATACCCCCGATTTTATCAGTTCTATTTCTTCTCATATATAATATTCTATAAATATTGTATTAATGTTTATCGATCGAATGGACGTGGCTAATGATATTGCATAATCTGGTCATGGTTGCAGCTCAGTTGCTAGGATTTAATAATTCCATCCCGCCTTTCGCAACAGCTACAGGTTCTGCTATTGCGAAAGGAGTCAATTATGCGTCCGCCGGAGCAGGAATCCTCGACGATACATCAAGAGCACtggtaattattattatattttgtcAGATGTGATTCAATAATTTTCACCAATAATTATATATAGTTGTTAAGATTATAATTTGGTCTTAACTCaatcccaaaagctagctcaagaagATTGTCCAAAACCTCAAGAATGAACATTTGGAACGTGAAATTTACAAATGATCGGGTAGAATGAGTGGCCTTTgacagtccaacacataatGATGGAACCTAtatctgataccatgttaataTCAGAACCTGTCTCTGTACTATGTTAAAATTGGAACTGAGACTTAACTCaacccaaaagctagctcaatggggaggattgtccaagaccatatatgcaacttacatgaattttatCCGACCGATGTAGGACTATTAACATTGGGGAAACCGattattgattatttttctatatatatatatatatgttttggaTAGGGTGACCGGATCAGCATGAACAGACAGTTATCGAATCATCAGACAACAATCTCTGGAATGTCGTCTTTACTTGGCCCAAGTACTCAAGTCCAAGACTACCTCAACAAGTGCTTGTATATAGTGGAAATGGGGAGCAATGactatgttaacaattatataCAGCCACAAAATTACCCAGAAACTGCATCACTTACACCAGATCAGTTTGCAGCACTCTTGATTCAACAATACACTACCCAACTCAACGTACGTACATGATCTCTCCAAAAATAAATGTGTGGTTGACATTTTgttcaaaatatataaattgacTCGTGGTTACCACTTACCAGGCCTTGTACACTGGCGGGGCAAGAAAGGTTGCAATCTATGGTGTTCCGCCAGTAGGCTGCATCCCTCAAGTGCGGGCAATGTTTCCGGCTAATGCGTCCGGATGCGTCGATTACGTGAACAAATACACGCAACTATTCAACAGGAGGTTGAAGCCTCTGGTGGACAACCTCAATGCCAATCTACCTGGCGCAAAATTTATATACATAAACATGAGCGGCATTTTAATCTCTATCATTGCTTCTATAGGTACGTGCATgaataatcatatatatatatatatatattggagtACCGTTTTCTCACACACAAAATACAgcaaaaattttaacatttttgtTTTACGTACAAAACGTTCTTGGGcgtaatatgatttaaaatcatTAATAGGGCATTTAGAATATTTACAACACCGACACCAAATTATTCCAGATTTTAAGTAGTCTTTCTTGTATTTCTCTACGAATTTTTTCAATCTTCTAACTAAGTCCACGATCAGAGACTTTGTTCATCGTATAGACTACACTAAAACTACACAATTTTTATTGAGATTAGATCGtcgaaattttcaaaattccaGTGTCGGTGCTGCGGTGGAGAGGAGCTGGAAGGTTGGCCGAAAATTTTCTTTCTGTTGTGAAAAGTacaaatttatggtaaaaagtaaaaatctcaaactctcaaaatttaccaaactacacactttataatatttttactctactcaattgtgaatttcttcacaaatggtgaggctatttatagaatttctttacaaataaaaataaaatacatcattacatacatcatcacacactaattttcaatatttacaactcttattttcaacattcaaatattcaacattcaaatattcaatacacatattttaaatattatttttcaacatttaaatatattattttcaacactcccccttgtgatgatgatcatgatacgatgatgtcttcattacgtatttttgtactgcctcgttaaaaaccttactaggaaaaacccattgggataaaaaccatagtaagggaaaaagagtgcagtcacgtaaactccccctcatgttgacacgaacaattcttcacaaatttcgtagattgcgcatcccaatattatatatgtgctttctgaatattgacgtaggaagtgcctttgtgaagagatctgatgagttttcacttgattgaatgtgacgaacatcaatacatttattcttctctagctctttggtgaatgcgaagaacttaggaggaatatgtttagttctgtcgttttttatgtatccctctttcatttgagcaacacaatGCAGTATTATCTTCATATattatcacaggcttctcgtcgaatgataatccgcatgagatttggatatgttgggtcattgattttaaccacacacattcacggcttgcttcatgtagtgcaataatctcggcatggtttgatgaagttgttacgagtgtttgtttctgtgaacgccaagaaattgcagtgcctccacgagtaaatacatatccagtttgagaacgtgccttgtgtggatcagataagtatccagcatcagcataaccaattatacttggattagcatcttttgaatataaaagtcccaagtctgtcgttccttgtagataacggaatatatgtttaattccgttccagtgtctctttgttggatatgtgctaaatcttgccaacaaatttacggcaaaagatatatcaggccttgtacaatttgtaagatacataagggcaccgatagcacttagatatggtatttctggaccaagaatatcttcatcatcttcacatggacggaatggatccttttctatgtttaatgatctaacaaccattggagtacttaaaagatttgatttatccatattaaaacgtttaaggatcttttctgtataatttgtctggtgaacaaacattccacattctttttgttcaatttgtaaacccagacaatacttggtttttccaagatccttcatttcaaattcttccttcaagtatgacacaactttttgaattttcttattcgttccaatgatgtttaaatcagcaataattacgcatccggatgttgttttcttaatgaaaacacaagggcatattgaattatttacatatccattttcatcaagtgatcacttagtcgattataccacattcgaccggattgctttaacccatataatgatctttgtaatttcacagaataacattctctgggttttgaactttgtgcttcaggcatcttaaatccttcagggattttcatatatatattactatcaagtgatccatataagtaagctgtaacaacatccataagacgcatttctaaattttcagataccgccaagctaatcaaataccgaaacgtaattgcatccatcacgggaggatacgtttcttcataatcaattccaggcctctgagaaaaaccttgtgcaacaagtcgagctttatatcttactatttcatttttctcatttccctttcgaataaaaactcatttgtatccaacaggttttacaccttcaggtgtaaggactataggtccaaaaacattacgtttatttagcgaatccaatttaACATGAATGTCTTCTTTCCATTTTaaccaatcctgccgattttacattcaccaaaagattttggttcatgatcttcattatcatttatgatgtcgattgccacattataagaaaatatatcatcaatttcttctatatcttttcggttccatattttttcagtattaatataattgatagagatttcatgattctcgtcagtttgtggttctgacagaacattttcatcatcatgtgtttcttcaggaacaccattctctattttgtgatcatcatgtgtttcttcaggaacatcattctttattttttgatcatcgtgtttctctatgaattttcttttttcgaggatttttatccttggaaccgactggccttccacgcttcaggcgtttaatgacatcatgagtattttcaatttgttttttcggaatttcaattcgagcaggggcatttgcagcatgtatatatgatttagttaccccttttgtgtctgcaaatgcatctggtatttgatttgttattctttgcaagtgcacaatttgctgtacatctttttcacattgttttgttcttggatccagatataacaatgatgatacataccatgtaattttcttttcggtatgtttttgttctccccctaacattgggaagattttctcattaaaatgacaatcagcaaaacgtgctgtgaatacgtcgcctgtctgaggttcaagatatggaatgattgatggactattataaccgatataaatttcaacctttctttgaggtcccattttatttcgttgcggtggtgcaatggGCACATACAcgatacatccaaaaattctcagatgagaaatgtctggttttttaccaaatgcaagctgcaatggggagtatttatgatatgcacttggtctgatgcgaattaatgcagcAGCATGTAGAATTGcttgtccccatatagaaatagggagctttgttttcataatcattattctagcaatcatttgcagacgtttaatcaatgattcagccaatccattctgtgtatgtacatgagcaacatgatgctcaacaatgattcccatagacatacaataatcattgaaagtttgggaagtaaattcaccagcattatgaagtctaattttcttgattgtataatcgggaaattgattcctcaattttattatttgagcaaataatcttgcaaatgcaacatttcgagttgacaataaacatacatgtgaccatctgttGGAGGCATCAattaataccataaagtatctgaatggtccacatggtggatggattggtccacaaatatcaccctgaatacgttcaagaaacattggtgattcagcttggattttggctggtgatggtcttataataagttttccaagagaacatgctttacattgaaacttattattctgaaagatcttctggtctttcagtggatgaccatatgtattttctataattcttcgcatcattgttgaaccaggatgtcctaatcaaTCATGCCAATtgattaatattgaagaattatctactacaatgtttgattcaatgggacttatatgtgtataatgcaatccagtagggagcattggtagtttttcaattacatatttctttcctgatttatatgtgataagacacatatatttctcattcccttcattcattgtttgagtatcataccatgggaatatatatcattaaaactcaacaaattttttttcgattgtggtgaatataaagcatcattgatcaaaaatttgtaccattaggtaacaaaaattgtgctttaccacatccttcaatcaagtctacaggacctgatattgtattcactgttgtttttgttggttttagttccaagaaatatcttttatctcggaggatagtgtgcgttgtaccactatcgggtatgcaaacttcagttttgctcatagcattttccatatttgaacttcaaaaaaatatgtaatgaaataagattactgacaatacatatgtaaatataacacatatcataataaaacattattatatgaatacatgaaaaataaattattgtacatttatattctaccattatattgttcattctcagagaaatcattgagaa
The sequence above is a segment of the Primulina tabacum isolate GXHZ01 chromosome 6, ASM2559414v2, whole genome shotgun sequence genome. Coding sequences within it:
- the LOC142548919 gene encoding GDSL esterase/lipase At1g29670-like, with the translated sequence MARINTNPKLVAIFIIYFFMTSHVFTHGAQQQVPCLFFFGASLTDNGNNNMLNTVLKSNYPPYGIDFFAGPTGRFSNGRNTPDFITQLLGFNNSIPPFATATGSAIAKGVNYASAGAGILDDTSRALGDRISMNRQLSNHQTTISGMSSLLGPSTQVQDYLNKCLYIVEMGSNDYVNNYIQPQNYPETASLTPDQFAALLIQQYTTQLNALYTGGARKVAIYGVPPVGCIPQVRAMFPANASGCVDYVNKYTQLFNRRLKPLVDNLNANLPGAKFIYINMSGILISIIASIGASVFGTPCCAVSSAGVCVPNQAPCKNRDLYVFFDNYHTTEIIDRLVAARVYISILTTHYPSEIKNLDQQ